One Candidatus Moraniibacteriota bacterium genomic window, GTTAAAAAAGAACCTTAACATAAATTGATAAATAAAGCTATATTAAAGGGGGTAATTTTTATGCAAAGAAGGTCGCGAAAAACTGTGTTTGGTGGGATTTACATTGGAATTAAAGGGGGAGGAGATGCTAACACTAATGAAATTTTGTATAAAGCTCTTGTGGATGCAAATTTATCCACAGAACATGAACGCAAAGAATACAAAGGCACACCTATTAATGTGTGGAAAGTAACCTCATCCTTCGTAAAAATGTTGTATAAAAAGCAACATAATTTCAATCTCCTGTTTGTTGCTTATGAGGAAATCAATTACACGCTTCAAATTTTTAAATTCTTAGATCCGATTGTGCGGAAAAAAGCAAAACAGATGAAACTTGCCAAGGAATGTGAGAAAAAAAAGAGAGAAAAAAGCGAAGTGCAAAGAGCGCCATATTAAAACTTTCAGCAAAATATTTTCTTGAGGGGCAACACTAAATAGTGTCGCCCCTTTTTTCATATCTAAACTTGTCTTGACGGATATTTTTATAAGATTATAATGGACCAGGAACTGGATAAGCAGACAAAAAAATGAATAAAAAACTGAAACTAATTTTAATATTAGAAAATACCCCCCCGAGGGGTTTTTTATTTGTTTTTTAACAAAAATAATGTATAGGAGGATAAAATGACATCAAAGGAAATGAAGGAAAAAGAAGCATTTATGGGTATTGCCCTTAAGGAATTTTTAAAAGAGATAAAAAATTTAGGCTTTTCTGGGAGATGTTGGGGGACAAAGAGCAGTATGTTTAGGGGCAGCCATTGCACCTTTGGCTTCAAAGATGAAGCAGCTACTGTGTATATTAAAGATGGAAGAATCCATATTATTGAATACAGGGTATCTAATAAAAAGACAAAACTAGGAGTAAATATCAGAAAAATTCTTGAGTCAAAAAAAATATTTATTACTAAATAATTCTATTAAAAGGCTGGTGAACTAATCAGCCTTTCTAATTTGACAGAATATTTGATAAAAACAATTCTTTGACATAGAATTATACTAAGTATTAATAAAAATATAATTAGAAGCAAAAAGAATGAAACTCAAGTTAACAAAAATATGGCAATTTATGGTTGGATTTTTTGTTTTAATAATAATCGACCCATTTATCCACATATTAGGAGAAAAACTAATTGGATTTTCAGGAATGTTTTTGGCTGCTTTTATTATGGCGGTTTTATTTTTCATCTTAATAATTATGTGGATGAATTTTGTATCTGAAGCAAAAAAAAGGTCAGAGCGATTGAGGGGTGAATATAATGTAGCTATGAATATATCAAATCAAGATATTCGAATTAAAAATTATAACATATGGAAAAAAATTAGTAGTAAAAATAAGTTAATCATATTAATATCTGCTACCATTTTTATCATTATTATTTTATCTGCTTATTATTTTTATGTAAAACCAAGAAATGAGAAAAATATTTATAACGAATGTGTTTATGAGGTAAATAAGAATTCTAATGTCATTAAATTTCCATTAGCTGCTTCTATTCAAAAGCTTCAAATCGATGCTTGTGTGAAAGCGGGAGGTGTAAAAAATTATAGTAAAAATAAAAAAATATTTTTCCCTTTTGATTTAATTAATCCACCATCAGACAATAAAAAATAAATATAATTTTAAAATCATGAAAATATTAATTATTTATTATTCTCGAACAGGAACAACAAAAAAGATAGCTTTGGCGGTAGCTAAAAGAATAGGCGCAGAGGTTGAAGAAATAAAAGATACAATAAATAGGGATGGAATTAAAGGGTATCTTATTTCTGGACGTGATGCTATGCAAAAAAAGCTTACTATTTTAAAGCAATCTTTAAAAAATCCGGCCGAATTTGATCTTGTTATCATAGGAACACCAATTTGGGCCTGGAGTATTTCGGCTCCAGTGAGAACCTATATAACAGAGAAAAAAAATAGTTTTAAAAAAATAGCTATATTTTGTACGATGGGAGGATCGGGAGATGTTAAGGTTTTTTCAGAGATTGCAGAAATTATTGGCTTAAAACCAATTGCTACCTTAGCATTATTAACTAAAGATGTTGCGAGGGACAAATTTATTGAAAAATTAGAAAAATTTATTGCTAAAATTTAAGAAAAGTATTGAATTAAGATATGAAAACCAATATAGAGGTGAATAATATTACGAGCAATTTTGTTCAGATAAGTTTTATAAAATCTGTAGTGAAAAAAACTTTTAGTAGCTTGAATTATGGTTTCCTAAAAAACAAAAATATTATAATAAGTATAGCCATAGTTACGCCTAAAGAAATAAGAAAATTAAATAAGAAGTATAGGAAACGGGATGAAGTGACTGATATTTTGTCTTTTTCTGAATATAAAAACATAGAAAAAATAAAAAGAACCATAAAGGAAAAATCAGACGCAGAGCTATTTTTAGGTGAATTAATTTTGTGCTATGATTATATAAGGAAATATGTTCGTATGAATAATCTAAATTTAAATATGGAATTATCCGATGTTTTATCGCATGGGATATTGCATATTTTAGGCTTTAGACATGGAATAAAAATGTTTACTATACAAAATAAAATTAAAGATAATTTTAAATAATAAAAAATAAAAAATATTATGGAAGAGTGGAATAGGTTCAAAAAAAGCATGAAGCATGCCTTAGATGGATTATTTTACGCTGCTAAAAAAGAAAAAAATTTCCGTATAGAAATTATGGTAGCAGTTTTTGTAATGATCCTCATGTTTGCTCTCAATTTAAAGAGCTGGGAAATTATAGTGCTAATTTTAATGATTATGTGGGTTCTTGTTTTGGAATTAGTAAATACGGTTTTTGAGCGCGTAGTCGACATCTTAAAACCAAGAATCCATCCGTATGCGCGTCTTATAAAAGATCTCATGGCAGCGGTGGTGCTTATATCTTCCATAGTTTCAGTAGTCATTGGTGTAATAATTTTTTATCCTTATTTTAGCAATTTATTTTTTTCATAAACATGGCCAAGCTATTATTTGCTTTGCAATAAAGGTAATATTTATATATAATGAATCGCAGGGCAATATTAATATTAATAAAAGAATATTGTCGCTTAAGCTGTAAAATTACTATTTAGCTTAAAAATTATGTCCAGAGATAGAAATTCTATTATTGTAGGCATTGATATAGGTTCATCTAATATTCGAACTATTATATCCCAGCAATTAAAAGGAGAGGATCAGCTTCGTATTATTGGTGTTGGTTCAATCCCTTCTCTGGGTATGAGGAAAGGAGTCATTATTGATCCAGATGATGTTGCGAAATCAATAAATGAGTCAGTAGAAATGGCCCAAAATATGGCAGGAATTAAAATTAGAAAAGCTATTGTAAACATCGGAGGCTGTGACATTGAATTTCAAGATTCTAAGGGGGTTATTGCTATAGGTAGGGCTGATGGCGAAGTAGTAGAAGATGACATCAATAGAGTTATTTCTGAAGCCCAAAATATTTCATTGCCAATAAACAAGGAAATAGTTCATATAATTCCCCGAAAATATAGGCTTGATGATCAGGATAATATAAAAAATCCATTAGGCATGAAAGGAGTTCGTTTAGAGGTTGATGCTCTAGTTATTGAAAATAGCACTACTAATATAAAGAATATAAGTAAATGTTTATATCAGACAAATATTGAAATAGAGGATGTTATTTTAGAACCTTTATCTGCAGCAAAATCTGTACTTAGCAAGAAACAAAAGGAACTTGGCGTAGTGCTTATCAATATGGGAGGAGGTACAACATCTATGGCTGTATATG contains:
- a CDS encoding flavodoxin encodes the protein MKILIIYYSRTGTTKKIALAVAKRIGAEVEEIKDTINRDGIKGYLISGRDAMQKKLTILKQSLKNPAEFDLVIIGTPIWAWSISAPVRTYITEKKNSFKKIAIFCTMGGSGDVKVFSEIAEIIGLKPIATLALLTKDVARDKFIEKLEKFIAKI
- the ybeY gene encoding rRNA maturation RNase YbeY → MKTNIEVNNITSNFVQISFIKSVVKKTFSSLNYGFLKNKNIIISIAIVTPKEIRKLNKKYRKRDEVTDILSFSEYKNIEKIKRTIKEKSDAELFLGELILCYDYIRKYVRMNNLNLNMELSDVLSHGILHILGFRHGIKMFTIQNKIKDNFK
- a CDS encoding diacylglycerol kinase — protein: MEEWNRFKKSMKHALDGLFYAAKKEKNFRIEIMVAVFVMILMFALNLKSWEIIVLILMIMWVLVLELVNTVFERVVDILKPRIHPYARLIKDLMAAVVLISSIVSVVIGVIIFYPYFSNLFFS
- the ftsA gene encoding cell division protein FtsA, with protein sequence MSRDRNSIIVGIDIGSSNIRTIISQQLKGEDQLRIIGVGSIPSLGMRKGVIIDPDDVAKSINESVEMAQNMAGIKIRKAIVNIGGCDIEFQDSKGVIAIGRADGEVVEDDINRVISEAQNISLPINKEIVHIIPRKYRLDDQDNIKNPLGMKGVRLEVDALVIENSTTNIKNISKCLYQTNIEIEDVILEPLSAAKSVLSKKQKELGVVLINMGGGTTSMAVYEEGDLIHTAILPIGAGHITNDIAIGLRIPIDMAEKIKLEYGSAVTRDISKKEGIDLAQIGSNEEGIISRYHVAEIIEARLEEIFLLIKKELILIGRSELLPSGAVLVGGGAKMVHVIDLAKEKLGLPVQVGFPSGFGGILDKVDDPSFSTVLGLVLWNQEQREYKEGGLSNKLKKLDPFSSKGGETFERIKNLFEKFLP